The following coding sequences are from one Streptomyces sp. NBC_01232 window:
- a CDS encoding helix-turn-helix transcriptional regulator encodes MDTPTALGEFLRTRRAQLQPEDVGLPTHGTRRRVPGLRREELALLAGVSITYYTHLEQGQSTNASDSVLDALARALRLTPDEHAHLMNLARPPRAKRAQSPRPEYARNTTRRLIAAMPQVPAVVLDGRNNVLAWNPLGHALLAGHVDMASPDDPAVRPNLTRMLFLDPHTRELYTDWKSEARVALAALRLVAGRNPQDRALAELIGSLMLQSPDFASLWSKHPVRDCTVGTKTLHHPVVGPLTLDFENLHLTDGTNHRMLLYSAPESSPSDAALRMLSSLTAGPAAAPGHGSPKPAAADADAGGEQ; translated from the coding sequence ATGGACACACCGACTGCCCTGGGCGAGTTCCTCCGCACTCGTCGCGCCCAGCTCCAGCCCGAGGACGTCGGGCTCCCCACCCACGGCACCCGTCGGCGCGTACCCGGGCTGCGGCGCGAGGAGCTCGCCCTGCTGGCCGGCGTGAGCATCACGTACTACACCCACCTGGAGCAGGGGCAGAGCACGAACGCCTCGGACAGCGTCCTCGACGCTCTGGCCCGCGCCCTGCGCCTGACCCCGGACGAGCACGCGCACCTGATGAACCTGGCCCGGCCGCCGCGCGCCAAGCGGGCCCAGTCGCCGCGTCCCGAGTACGCCCGCAACACCACGCGCCGGCTGATCGCCGCGATGCCGCAGGTCCCGGCCGTCGTCCTGGACGGCCGCAACAACGTGCTCGCCTGGAATCCGCTGGGCCACGCCCTGCTCGCGGGGCACGTCGACATGGCGAGCCCCGACGATCCGGCCGTCCGCCCGAACCTCACGCGGATGCTGTTCCTCGACCCGCACACCCGGGAGCTCTACACGGACTGGAAGAGCGAGGCCCGGGTCGCCCTGGCGGCCCTGCGCCTGGTCGCCGGGCGCAATCCGCAGGACCGTGCGCTCGCGGAGCTGATCGGGTCCCTGATGCTGCAGAGCCCCGACTTCGCCTCCCTGTGGTCGAAGCACCCCGTACGGGACTGCACCGTCGGCACCAAGACGCTGCACCATCCGGTCGTGGGGCCTCTCACCCTCGATTTCGAGAACCTGCACCTCACCGACGGCACCAACCACCGGATGCTGCTCTACAGCGCCCCCGAGTCCTCTCCCTCCGACGCGGCGCTGCGCATGCTGTCGAGCCTGACCGCCGGTCCGGCGGCCGCTCCCGGGCACGGCAGCCCGAAGCCCGCGGCGGCGGATGCCGACGCGGGCGGAGAGCAGTAG
- a CDS encoding acyltransferase family protein → MASTTPSEAAKRAKLPSLTGLRFFAALLVFFFHSSLTDSPIPPNAPINPFADASIADGFSTAFSKAGYLGVSFFFVLSGFVLAWASRPGERVTAFLRRRLLKIFPNHVVVFAAAMILFAGAAVTSVADWLPNLLLVHTWFPQASVNLSVNPPSWSLGSELLFYVLFPLLIVAIRRIRGSALWVWSALMVVGMVAVQLISTYVVPDTPKSAITPVSDMQFWFGYLLPLGRVFEFALGILLARVVLAGLWPRRVGFGAALVLTVLGYAAAMIAPFQYGFVVATIVPVAALIGATAQADVDGRATFLRSRPMVWLGEVSFGFYLVQGVTIFYLRSLLGENTYSVPVALLVIAGFFAASLLGGWLLFRFVEMPAMRRFGRARPRAKPVPDPAPAAPEPAGERTPVTAAARD, encoded by the coding sequence GTGGCCTCCACGACGCCCTCCGAAGCAGCGAAGCGGGCGAAGCTGCCCTCCCTCACCGGCCTGCGGTTCTTCGCCGCGCTCCTGGTCTTCTTCTTCCACTCGTCCCTGACCGACTCCCCGATACCGCCGAACGCCCCGATCAACCCCTTTGCCGACGCCTCGATCGCCGACGGGTTCTCCACGGCCTTCAGCAAGGCCGGCTACCTCGGCGTCTCGTTCTTCTTCGTGCTCTCCGGCTTCGTCCTCGCATGGGCCTCACGGCCGGGTGAGCGCGTCACAGCCTTCCTGCGCCGAAGACTCCTGAAGATCTTCCCGAACCACGTCGTCGTCTTCGCCGCCGCGATGATCCTCTTCGCCGGCGCCGCCGTCACCAGCGTCGCCGACTGGCTGCCGAACCTGCTCCTCGTCCACACCTGGTTCCCGCAGGCGAGCGTCAACCTCAGCGTGAACCCGCCGAGCTGGTCCCTCGGCAGCGAGCTGCTCTTCTACGTGCTCTTCCCGCTGCTCATCGTTGCGATCCGCAGGATCCGGGGCTCCGCCCTGTGGGTGTGGAGCGCCCTGATGGTCGTCGGCATGGTCGCCGTCCAGCTGATCTCGACCTACGTCGTCCCCGACACCCCGAAGTCGGCCATCACGCCCGTCTCCGACATGCAGTTCTGGTTCGGCTACCTGCTGCCGCTGGGCCGCGTGTTCGAGTTCGCCCTCGGCATCCTGCTCGCCCGCGTCGTCCTGGCCGGCCTCTGGCCGCGGCGCGTCGGCTTCGGCGCCGCCCTCGTCCTGACCGTCCTGGGCTACGCCGCGGCCATGATCGCCCCGTTCCAATACGGATTCGTCGTCGCGACGATCGTCCCGGTCGCCGCACTCATCGGAGCCACCGCCCAGGCCGACGTGGACGGCCGCGCCACCTTCCTGCGCAGCCGGCCCATGGTCTGGCTCGGCGAGGTGTCCTTCGGCTTCTACCTCGTCCAGGGCGTCACGATCTTCTACCTCCGCTCGCTGCTGGGTGAGAACACCTACAGCGTCCCGGTCGCCCTGCTGGTGATCGCCGGATTCTTCGCGGCCTCGCTGCTGGGCGGCTGGCTCCTGTTCCGCTTCGTCGAGATGCCCGCCATGCGCCGCTTCGGGCGCGCCAGGCCTCGTGCAAAGCCGGTCCCGGACCCGGCTCCGGCAGCCCCTGAGCCGGCCGGCGAGCGGACCCCGGTCACCGCGGCCGCCCGCGACTGA
- a CDS encoding FG-GAP repeat domain-containing protein, whose product MTANGTGKSTETALRAPKFTAEIVADQLRDGYWLEAPDIDGDGRPDLFGYGLRLGEIYWYANDGDWTRRLIADRIKMPVGADFADVSGNGHPDVIVCYDLYGPIGTIHDANTEGGKIDWLENPGTPDKDESRWKRHYVGRATGMHRLRAGHFTRTDRLQIIGLPIVAKEDVHAVLPVVLFTQPDDVHTAEEWPMTVIDDSHFRMIHGAEKKKGLVPGSELESLLLASDEGVTWLWFDEARQEWVRELIGTGELTQFEQTGFRGSGDLNAGRLGDDPMAYVAAIEPFHGNTVAVYTKAGGGEGWNRVLLDVYGDPNENGEGPGHQIVCADFDGDGDEEFLVALRGPWPWQGVMYYKAIDAANGVWAKWRVSEESVARIATADFNGDGRLDFATIAYSVQNYYVAKDAKLMVYRNEIDQ is encoded by the coding sequence ATGACCGCCAACGGCACCGGCAAGAGCACCGAAACCGCTCTGCGCGCCCCGAAGTTCACCGCCGAGATCGTCGCCGACCAGCTCCGCGACGGCTACTGGCTGGAGGCGCCCGACATCGACGGCGACGGCCGGCCCGACCTGTTCGGCTACGGGCTGCGCCTCGGCGAGATCTACTGGTACGCGAACGACGGCGACTGGACCCGCCGGCTGATCGCCGACCGCATCAAGATGCCCGTCGGCGCCGACTTCGCCGACGTCAGCGGCAACGGCCACCCCGACGTCATCGTCTGCTACGACCTCTACGGCCCGATCGGCACGATCCACGACGCCAACACCGAAGGCGGCAAGATCGACTGGCTGGAGAACCCGGGCACCCCCGACAAGGACGAGTCCCGCTGGAAGCGCCACTACGTCGGCCGCGCCACCGGCATGCACCGCCTGCGCGCCGGCCACTTCACCCGCACCGACCGGCTCCAGATCATCGGCCTGCCGATCGTCGCCAAGGAGGACGTCCACGCCGTACTGCCCGTCGTGCTGTTCACGCAGCCCGACGACGTGCACACGGCCGAGGAGTGGCCGATGACCGTCATCGACGACAGTCACTTCCGGATGATCCACGGCGCAGAGAAGAAGAAGGGCCTGGTCCCCGGCTCCGAGCTCGAATCCCTGCTGCTGGCCTCCGACGAGGGCGTCACCTGGCTCTGGTTCGACGAAGCCCGCCAGGAGTGGGTCCGCGAGCTGATCGGCACCGGCGAGCTCACACAGTTCGAGCAGACAGGCTTCCGCGGCAGCGGCGACCTCAACGCGGGCCGGCTCGGCGACGACCCGATGGCCTACGTCGCCGCGATCGAGCCCTTCCACGGCAACACCGTGGCCGTCTACACCAAGGCCGGCGGCGGCGAGGGCTGGAACCGCGTCCTGCTCGACGTGTACGGCGACCCCAACGAGAACGGCGAGGGCCCCGGCCACCAGATCGTCTGCGCCGACTTCGACGGCGACGGCGACGAGGAGTTCCTCGTGGCCCTGCGCGGACCGTGGCCGTGGCAGGGCGTCATGTACTACAAGGCGATCGACGCGGCCAACGGCGTCTGGGCCAAGTGGCGGGTCTCCGAGGAATCCGTCGCCCGCATCGCCACCGCCGACTTCAACGGGGACGGGCGCCTCGACTTCGCCACCATCGCGTACTCCGTCCAGAACTACTACGTGGCCAAGGACGCCAAGCTCATGGTCTACCGCAACGAGATCGACCAGTAG
- the wecB gene encoding non-hydrolyzing UDP-N-acetylglucosamine 2-epimerase, protein MRSVAVVLGTRPEAIKFAPVIRALREDPRFEPVVISTGQHRQMLDETLDAFGLTADVDLKVMAPKQTLSQVTYRSLRGLEDYFATAPADAVLVHGDTATTLTGALAGFHQRIPVVHVEAGLRSGRLGSPFPEEGNRRLVAQVAALHLAPTPGNLANLLREGIAADTITVTGNTVIDALRWASGRAESYGAPALADLDLDPRRVVLASAHRREAWPHLPQIGRALARIADEPGVRVVVPLHRNPVVREALLPYIGGHPGITVVDPLPYLSFCKLMGRADLIVSDSSGSQEEGPALGKPTLVLGDVTERSEAIVAGTACLVGTATEGIVAHTLELLRDRAAYDRMANAANPYGDGLATARTVAALAHFFGLGPAPEPFVPDSAVDELSVELARTADFART, encoded by the coding sequence ATGCGTTCCGTCGCCGTAGTCCTCGGCACCCGCCCGGAAGCCATCAAGTTCGCGCCGGTCATCCGCGCCCTCCGGGAAGACCCGCGCTTCGAGCCCGTCGTGATCTCCACCGGGCAGCACCGCCAGATGCTGGACGAGACCCTCGACGCCTTCGGCCTCACCGCCGACGTCGACCTGAAGGTGATGGCCCCCAAGCAGACCCTCTCCCAGGTCACCTACCGGTCGCTGCGCGGCCTGGAGGACTACTTCGCCACCGCGCCCGCCGACGCGGTCCTGGTCCACGGAGACACCGCCACGACCCTCACCGGGGCCCTGGCCGGATTCCACCAGCGGATCCCCGTCGTCCACGTCGAGGCCGGACTGCGCAGCGGCCGGCTCGGCTCGCCCTTCCCCGAGGAGGGCAACAGACGGCTCGTCGCCCAGGTCGCCGCCCTCCACCTGGCGCCCACCCCCGGCAACCTGGCGAACCTGCTCCGCGAGGGCATCGCCGCCGACACGATCACGGTCACCGGCAACACCGTCATCGACGCACTGCGCTGGGCCAGCGGCCGCGCCGAGAGCTACGGCGCCCCCGCCCTGGCCGACCTCGACCTCGATCCGCGCCGGGTCGTCCTGGCCTCCGCGCACCGCCGCGAGGCCTGGCCGCACCTGCCGCAGATCGGCCGGGCCCTGGCCCGCATCGCCGACGAGCCCGGAGTGCGCGTCGTCGTCCCGCTGCACCGCAACCCGGTCGTCCGCGAGGCACTGCTCCCTTACATCGGCGGCCACCCGGGCATCACCGTCGTCGACCCGTTGCCCTACCTCAGCTTCTGCAAGCTCATGGGCCGCGCCGACCTCATCGTCTCGGACAGCAGCGGCAGCCAGGAGGAAGGGCCCGCGCTCGGCAAGCCCACCCTGGTCCTCGGCGACGTCACCGAGCGGTCCGAGGCCATCGTCGCCGGCACCGCCTGCCTCGTCGGCACGGCCACCGAGGGCATCGTCGCCCACACCCTGGAGCTGCTGCGCGACCGGGCCGCGTACGACCGGATGGCGAACGCCGCCAACCCGTACGGCGACGGACTGGCCACCGCCCGCACGGTCGCCGCGCTCGCCCACTTCTTCGGCCTGGGACCCGCGCCCGAGCCCTTCGTCCCCGACAGCGCCGTCGACGAGCTCAGCGTCGAGCTCGCCCGTACGGCCGACTTCGCCCGCACCTGA
- a CDS encoding FAD-dependent oxidoreductase: MNGVDRRTMLTRSAAVVGGAAVAGALSGPAAAAADHAPGASGAAPAAAGTGSVVRPGDPRYEMLTTGNNQRFVARPDYIKMVRSTADAERALRDAVRAGKRVSVRSGGHCFADFAAHSGTQVIIDFSEMTHVGYDPKFRAFVVEAGARLINVYEALYKGWGVTIPGGICYSVGAGGHIAGGGYGLLSRAHGLVVDHLYAVEVVVTDGRGGVRTVVATREQNDPNRELWWAHTGGGGGNFGLVTRYWFRSPGAKGSEPSQQLISPPSKVLVSAVDFPWEQLTEAKFTRLLKNFGAWHAANSAPDSPYRNLSSLFNVSSKAHGSLGMFTQVDATVPNARKLLDDYLAAITAGTGVVPKALTRPTGELPAMPQFAEPRTLPWLQATRLVGTNNPVITNPTSRGAHKSAYMRKNFTDHQISALYRYMSRPDFKNPDTMLVLFSFGGQVNAAAPDATANAQRSSIFKMCFQTFWQDEGEDGYYLGWLRDLYEDFFSATGGVPLIDDSTDGCYINYPDRDITDPRRNRSGVPWQTLYYKDNYPRLQQVKRKYDPSDFFRHSMSIKPARG, from the coding sequence ATGAACGGTGTCGATCGCCGGACCATGCTCACCCGCAGCGCGGCCGTCGTCGGAGGCGCGGCGGTGGCCGGCGCACTGTCCGGGCCCGCCGCGGCCGCCGCCGACCACGCTCCCGGTGCCTCCGGAGCGGCGCCCGCGGCCGCCGGGACCGGATCCGTCGTCAGGCCGGGGGATCCGCGCTACGAAATGCTGACCACCGGGAACAACCAGCGCTTCGTGGCCCGCCCCGACTACATCAAGATGGTCCGCTCGACCGCGGACGCCGAACGCGCGCTGAGAGACGCGGTCCGTGCGGGCAAGCGGGTCTCGGTGCGCAGCGGCGGCCACTGCTTCGCCGACTTCGCCGCGCACTCCGGCACCCAGGTCATCATCGACTTCTCGGAGATGACGCACGTCGGCTACGACCCGAAGTTCCGGGCGTTCGTCGTGGAGGCCGGCGCCCGCCTGATCAACGTGTACGAGGCCCTGTACAAGGGCTGGGGCGTCACGATCCCCGGCGGCATCTGCTACAGCGTCGGAGCCGGCGGGCACATAGCCGGCGGCGGCTACGGCCTCCTCTCCCGGGCCCACGGCCTCGTCGTCGACCACCTCTACGCCGTGGAGGTGGTGGTGACGGACGGCCGGGGCGGCGTACGCACGGTCGTGGCCACCCGGGAGCAGAACGACCCGAACCGGGAGCTGTGGTGGGCCCACACCGGCGGGGGCGGAGGCAACTTCGGCCTGGTGACCCGCTATTGGTTCCGTTCCCCGGGGGCGAAGGGCTCCGAGCCCTCCCAGCAGCTGATCTCCCCGCCCTCGAAGGTCCTGGTGAGCGCGGTCGACTTCCCCTGGGAGCAGTTGACGGAGGCGAAGTTCACCCGGCTGCTGAAGAACTTCGGTGCCTGGCACGCGGCCAACAGCGCGCCCGACTCCCCGTACCGCAACCTCTCCAGCCTGTTCAACGTCAGTTCCAAGGCACACGGCAGCCTGGGCATGTTCACCCAGGTCGACGCGACGGTGCCGAACGCGAGAAAGCTGCTGGACGACTATCTGGCCGCCATTACGGCCGGTACGGGCGTCGTCCCGAAGGCGCTCACCCGCCCCACCGGCGAGCTGCCCGCCATGCCGCAGTTCGCGGAGCCCAGGACCCTGCCCTGGCTCCAGGCCACCAGACTGGTCGGCACCAACAACCCGGTCATCACCAATCCCACCTCACGCGGCGCGCACAAGTCGGCGTACATGAGGAAGAACTTCACCGACCATCAGATCTCGGCGCTCTACCGGTACATGAGCCGGCCGGACTTCAAGAACCCGGACACCATGCTGGTGCTGTTCTCCTTCGGTGGCCAGGTCAACGCCGCGGCGCCCGACGCGACGGCAAACGCGCAGCGCTCGTCCATCTTCAAGATGTGCTTCCAGACCTTCTGGCAGGACGAGGGCGAGGACGGGTACTACCTGGGCTGGCTGCGCGACTTGTACGAGGACTTCTTCTCCGCGACCGGTGGCGTACCCCTGATCGACGACAGCACCGACGGCTGCTACATCAACTACCCCGACCGTGACATCACCGACCCGCGCCGCAACCGCTCCGGCGTGCCGTGGCAGACGCTCTACTACAAGGACAACTACCCGCGCCTGCAGCAGGTGAAGAGGAAGTACGACCCGTCCGACTTCTTCCGCCACTCCATGTCGATCAAGCCCGCCCGGGGCTGA
- a CDS encoding MFS transporter: MRASLLALAIGAFGIGTTEFVIVGLLPEVADDLSVSIPSAGMLVTGYALGVVVGAPLMTAAGARLPRKTMLVVLMAVFIAGNLLCALAGDYTALMGGRLIAALTHGAFFGIGSVVAADLVAPDRRASAIALMFTGLTLANVLGVPLGTFLGQEFGWRSTFWAVTGIGVVGLLGLIALVPAQPAPERGALRGELAVFRKPQVWLALTTTVLGFGGVFASFTYLAPMMTELAGFSDGAVAWLLVLFGVGLCVGNVLGGRAADRSLMPSLYLILGGLCLVLVIFTFTSRATVPAAITLAAFGAIGFATVPPLQARVMQQAAGAPALASAANIAAFNLGNALGAWLGGLAVAHGLGWTSPTWIGAGLAAAGLGTAALSGRLDRRSRGRHAQPGASRPTAPLPTAPLPNASAPTGPLCAQHPSAGAGYGTHPIVEQKSR, translated from the coding sequence ATGCGTGCTTCCCTGCTCGCCCTCGCCATAGGGGCCTTCGGCATCGGGACGACCGAGTTCGTCATCGTCGGTCTGCTCCCGGAAGTGGCCGACGACCTGTCCGTCTCCATCCCCTCCGCCGGCATGCTGGTCACCGGCTACGCCCTCGGTGTGGTCGTCGGCGCACCGCTGATGACCGCAGCCGGTGCCCGGCTGCCGCGCAAGACCATGCTCGTCGTCCTCATGGCCGTCTTCATCGCGGGCAACCTGCTCTGCGCCCTGGCCGGCGACTACACCGCCCTCATGGGCGGGCGGCTGATCGCCGCCCTCACACACGGCGCGTTCTTCGGGATCGGGTCCGTCGTGGCCGCCGACCTGGTGGCCCCCGACCGGCGGGCCAGCGCCATCGCCCTGATGTTCACCGGCCTCACCCTGGCCAATGTGCTCGGCGTACCCCTGGGCACCTTCCTCGGCCAGGAGTTCGGCTGGCGATCGACCTTCTGGGCGGTCACCGGCATCGGGGTCGTCGGGCTGCTCGGCCTCATCGCCCTGGTCCCGGCACAGCCGGCGCCGGAACGCGGAGCCCTGCGCGGCGAACTCGCCGTCTTCCGCAAGCCGCAGGTGTGGCTGGCGCTGACCACGACCGTCCTCGGTTTCGGGGGCGTCTTCGCCTCCTTCACCTACCTCGCGCCCATGATGACGGAACTGGCCGGCTTCTCCGACGGCGCGGTCGCCTGGCTCCTCGTACTCTTCGGCGTCGGGCTGTGCGTGGGCAACGTACTCGGCGGCCGGGCCGCCGACCGCTCCCTGATGCCCAGCCTGTACCTCATCCTGGGTGGCCTCTGCCTGGTGCTGGTGATCTTCACCTTCACCTCGCGGGCCACCGTGCCCGCCGCGATCACCCTGGCCGCCTTCGGGGCGATCGGTTTCGCGACGGTGCCACCGCTGCAGGCACGCGTGATGCAGCAGGCCGCCGGGGCCCCGGCCCTCGCCTCCGCGGCGAACATCGCGGCCTTCAACCTCGGCAATGCCCTCGGGGCCTGGCTCGGCGGTCTCGCCGTCGCCCATGGCCTGGGGTGGACCTCGCCGACCTGGATCGGTGCCGGACTGGCCGCGGCGGGACTGGGCACCGCGGCGCTCTCCGGCCGGCTCGACCGCAGGAGCCGCGGGCGTCATGCGCAACCGGGCGCATCGCGTCCCACCGCACCCCTCCCCACCGCACCCCTCCCCAACGCATCCGCTCCCACCGGACCGCTTTGCGCACAGCACCCTTCCGCCGGTGCCGGGTACGGCACCCATCCCATCGTCGAACAGAAGTCGAGGTAG
- a CDS encoding SDR family NAD(P)-dependent oxidoreductase gives MDLRIEDRVYLVTGASSGIGEATVRLLAAEGATVVGVARKPWNTEALGDRVSTVAADLTDPTAARQVADAVIERHGRLDGLVNNVGALQSRTGFLDVTDEQWKSTFEINFHSAVRMTRAALPALLETGAGALVHIASEAARFPDPGIVDYAATKTALLSLSKSLAAEFGPRGVRSNVVSPGPTRTALFDAPGGFAEQLGERFGLPADEAVDHFIREVRRLPSGRIGTADDVAGVIAYLLSPLAGQVTGAEWSVDGGALRQV, from the coding sequence ATGGACCTCCGTATCGAAGACCGCGTGTACCTCGTCACCGGCGCGTCGTCCGGAATCGGCGAGGCAACCGTCCGCCTCCTGGCGGCGGAAGGCGCCACCGTCGTCGGCGTCGCCCGCAAGCCCTGGAACACCGAAGCCCTCGGCGACCGGGTCAGCACCGTCGCCGCCGACCTCACCGATCCCACCGCCGCCCGCCAGGTGGCCGACGCGGTCATCGAACGCCACGGCCGGCTCGACGGCCTCGTCAACAACGTCGGCGCGCTGCAGTCCCGTACCGGCTTCCTCGACGTGACCGACGAGCAGTGGAAGAGCACCTTCGAGATCAACTTCCACTCCGCGGTCCGCATGACCCGCGCCGCTCTGCCCGCGCTCCTGGAGACCGGAGCGGGCGCCCTCGTGCACATCGCGAGCGAAGCCGCCCGGTTCCCCGACCCGGGCATCGTCGACTACGCCGCCACCAAGACGGCGCTGCTGTCCCTGTCCAAGTCCCTCGCCGCGGAGTTCGGCCCGCGGGGCGTACGTTCCAACGTGGTCTCGCCCGGGCCCACCCGTACCGCGCTCTTCGACGCGCCCGGCGGTTTCGCCGAGCAGCTCGGCGAGCGGTTCGGCCTCCCGGCCGACGAGGCCGTCGACCACTTCATCCGCGAGGTGCGCCGACTGCCCAGCGGTCGCATCGGTACGGCCGACGACGTCGCCGGTGTGATCGCGTACCTGCTCTCCCCGCTCGCGGGGCAGGTCACCGGCGCCGAGTGGAGCGTCGACGGCGGCGCCCTGCGACAGGTCTGA
- a CDS encoding MFS transporter, whose amino-acid sequence MSVVEGARVDAGSGEGGGAEGPVRLDGRLKLVLVVLLVAQFMLAVDFSILNVALPVIGDGLGFSLSNLQWIATSFALCAAGFTLLFGRVADLFGRRRLFLVGLAVLGLSSLVGGLATSPEMLIAARVFQGLATAAVTPAGLSLLTTSFPEGPLREKALGLNGALMSAGFTTGAILGGVLTDLLSWRWAFFINVPVALAVLFIAPTVIKESRPAVRPKLDVPGATAVTLGLLALIYGLTQAGEHGWGAPSALGWLAAGVVLLVVFYAIEAKSSDPLVPVSVLKKKTVAWGNIAGLIAFLTETSLVFLMTLYLQEVLDFSPLTAGLSFGVLGVGTVIGGSIAPRVIGAVGTRSTLIIGGVLQAVATLSLVALGETSASMWLLLIATFAGGVGNMLVIVGFMVTATTGLPDHEQGMATGLATMTQQIGITMGTPIMSAVAAANTDIHAGITTAVIVNTAIVVVGILTTVLFLRAKAAKDVAAAG is encoded by the coding sequence ATGTCGGTTGTCGAGGGAGCGCGTGTTGACGCGGGTTCAGGGGAGGGGGGAGGAGCCGAGGGGCCCGTTCGTCTGGACGGGCGTCTGAAGTTGGTTCTTGTGGTGCTGCTGGTGGCGCAGTTCATGCTGGCGGTTGATTTCTCGATTCTGAATGTGGCGTTGCCGGTGATCGGTGACGGGCTTGGTTTCTCGTTGTCGAATCTGCAGTGGATCGCGACGTCGTTCGCGCTGTGTGCTGCTGGTTTCACGCTGTTGTTCGGGCGGGTTGCGGACCTGTTCGGTCGTCGACGGCTGTTCCTGGTGGGCCTTGCGGTACTGGGTCTGTCCTCGCTCGTGGGCGGTCTGGCGACGTCGCCGGAGATGCTGATCGCGGCGCGAGTGTTCCAGGGTCTTGCGACCGCCGCGGTGACGCCGGCCGGTCTGTCCCTGCTCACCACCTCGTTCCCCGAGGGTCCGCTCCGTGAGAAGGCCCTCGGCCTGAACGGTGCGTTGATGTCGGCGGGGTTCACGACGGGCGCGATCCTGGGTGGAGTGCTGACGGATCTGCTCTCGTGGCGGTGGGCGTTCTTCATCAACGTGCCGGTGGCGCTGGCGGTGTTGTTCATCGCTCCGACGGTGATCAAGGAGTCTCGTCCGGCGGTGCGTCCGAAGCTGGATGTGCCGGGTGCGACGGCTGTGACGCTGGGTCTGCTGGCTCTGATCTATGGGTTGACGCAGGCGGGTGAGCACGGTTGGGGTGCTCCGTCGGCGCTGGGTTGGCTGGCGGCGGGTGTGGTGCTGCTGGTCGTCTTCTATGCGATCGAGGCGAAGAGTTCGGATCCGCTGGTTCCGGTTTCGGTGCTGAAGAAGAAGACGGTCGCGTGGGGGAACATCGCGGGTCTGATCGCGTTTCTGACGGAGACCAGTCTGGTGTTCCTGATGACGCTGTATCTGCAGGAGGTGCTGGACTTCTCGCCGCTGACGGCTGGTCTGTCGTTCGGTGTGCTGGGCGTGGGCACGGTGATCGGTGGTTCGATCGCTCCGCGGGTGATCGGTGCGGTGGGTACGCGGTCGACGCTGATCATCGGTGGTGTGCTGCAGGCGGTGGCGACGCTGAGCCTGGTGGCTCTGGGTGAGACCTCGGCGTCGATGTGGCTGCTGCTGATTGCCACGTTCGCGGGTGGTGTGGGGAACATGCTGGTGATCGTCGGGTTCATGGTGACCGCGACGACCGGTCTGCCGGATCACGAGCAGGGCATGGCGACCGGTCTGGCGACGATGACGCAGCAGATCGGCATCACGATGGGCACGCCCATCATGTCGGCGGTCGCCGCCGCCAACACCGACATCCACGCGGGCATCACCACCGCGGTCATCGTCAACACCGCCATCGTGGTCGTCGGCATCCTGACCACCGTCCTCTTCCTCCGCGCCAAGGCCGCGAAGGACGTCGCAGCCGCCGGCTGA
- a CDS encoding ParB N-terminal domain-containing protein — protein sequence MDRTNPRREPQTPGVAVAVDVPVGTLLAGDSPRTVHVDESHAQALARSGRTLPPLLVHRPTMRVIDGTHRLRAAVLRGQDTVGVTFFDGSAEDAFVLSVEANISHGLPLTQAERTSAALRILRSHPDWSDRGIARRTGLAARTVATLRRREPPGPAPPGRVGQDGRLRPADPIRGREAAARLLAGRPTASLRQIAREAGIAPSTVRDVRRRIGEGADPVPAAQRRSAGTPAPAPPPVPPRGRGQPLPELVTGLCKDPLLRLSEAGRLLLRMLDLQVSGLRQWERIVAAIPPYRVETAAAAAAQCARDWQELSDELRRRASAHTPA from the coding sequence ATGGACAGGACGAACCCGCGACGTGAGCCGCAGACCCCCGGCGTCGCTGTCGCAGTCGACGTGCCGGTCGGCACCCTGCTCGCCGGCGACTCCCCCCGCACCGTGCACGTGGACGAGAGCCACGCACAGGCCCTCGCCCGCTCGGGCCGGACGCTACCGCCGCTGCTCGTGCACCGCCCCACCATGCGGGTCATCGACGGAACGCACCGGTTGCGGGCCGCCGTACTGCGCGGGCAGGACACCGTGGGAGTGACGTTCTTCGACGGCAGTGCCGAGGACGCGTTCGTGCTCTCGGTCGAGGCCAACATCAGTCACGGACTCCCGCTGACCCAGGCGGAGCGGACCTCGGCGGCGCTACGGATCCTGCGGTCCCACCCCGACTGGTCCGACCGCGGAATCGCGCGGCGGACCGGACTGGCGGCCCGGACCGTCGCGACGCTACGGCGCCGCGAGCCGCCGGGGCCCGCACCGCCGGGCCGCGTCGGCCAGGACGGCCGTCTCCGGCCGGCCGATCCGATCCGGGGCCGGGAGGCCGCCGCCAGGCTGCTGGCCGGCCGGCCCACCGCGTCCCTGCGGCAGATCGCACGGGAGGCGGGCATCGCGCCCTCCACCGTAAGGGACGTGCGGCGCCGGATCGGAGAGGGCGCCGATCCCGTACCGGCCGCCCAGCGGCGTTCCGCCGGGACCCCGGCCCCCGCCCCGCCCCCGGTACCCCCGCGGGGCCGGGGGCAGCCGCTGCCCGAACTGGTCACCGGCCTGTGCAAGGACCCCCTGCTCAGGCTGAGCGAGGCGGGCAGGCTCCTCCTGCGCATGCTCGACCTCCAGGTGAGCGGGCTGCGCCAGTGGGAGCGGATCGTCGCCGCAATACCCCCGTACCGCGTGGAGACGGCCGCCGCCGCGGCCGCCCAGTGCGCGCGGGACTGGCAGGAGCTGTCCGACGAACTACGGCGCCGCGCCTCGGCGCACACCCCTGCCTGA